Proteins encoded by one window of Blautia faecicola:
- a CDS encoding IS3 family transposase (programmed frameshift), whose amino-acid sequence MNYSPELKDALLRRMLPPNNESITKISREEGISEQTLRNWRDKARKEGYAAPGTDAVPDDWSTQDKFLVVVETASMNETELAEYARKKGLYIEQIKAWKDACMNANGGIAKEASRLNRELKDSEKERRKLEKELQRKEKALAEAAALLVLSKKAKCDLGGSRGRMISAPDRETAVLLIDEAIASGATCKKACDRLGITERTFYRWKKRKTDTDSYGDGRPSADHSDPANKISAEIRREIISICNRPEYASMAPCEIVPALADEGIYVASESTFYRVLREEKMLNHRGRSEAPKHNRPSTYSATAPNQVYMWDITYLNGPHKGMFYYLYLFSDLYDRSIVGWEVYEEESADCASSLIKRICLKQGRLTTEPLVLHSDNGSPMKGATMLATLYQLGITPSNSRPRVSNDNPYAESLFKTLKYRPNYQPKGFGTLEEAREWVSLFVKWYNHDHHHSGLKFLTPYQRRSGLSDKILAKRKEVYEAAKAEHPERWNGRATRDWSLPDTVYLNPDKMPEQLETEAEKTAVS is encoded by the exons ATGAACTATAGTCCAGAATTAAAGGATGCACTCCTTAGAAGGATGCTTCCACCAAACAATGAATCCATTACCAAGATTTCCAGGGAAGAAGGTATCTCTGAACAGACACTTCGTAACTGGCGGGATAAAGCCAGAAAGGAAGGTTATGCCGCTCCTGGTACAGATGCTGTCCCTGACGACTGGAGCACACAGGACAAATTTTTAGTTGTCGTTGAAACAGCAAGCATGAATGAGACGGAACTTGCTGAGTATGCCCGTAAAAAAGGACTTTATATTGAACAGATCAAAGCCTGGAAAGATGCCTGCATGAATGCAAATGGCGGTATCGCGAAGGAAGCTTCCCGGCTTAACCGTGAACTCAAGGATTCTGAAAAAGAACGCAGAAAACTTGAAAAAGAATTACAGCGCAAGGAAAAAGCTCTTGCGGAAGCGGCAGCTTTACTTGTACTGTCAAAAAAAGCAA AATGCGATCTGGGGGGATCCAGAGGACGAATGATCAGCGCCCCAGACCGCGAAACTGCTGTACTGCTGATCGATGAGGCCATTGCATCGGGGGCTACCTGCAAAAAGGCATGTGACCGTCTCGGGATCACGGAACGGACTTTCTACCGTTGGAAAAAACGAAAGACAGATACGGATTCCTATGGGGATGGACGTCCTTCAGCAGATCACTCGGATCCTGCAAATAAGATATCGGCAGAGATACGCCGGGAGATCATAAGTATCTGTAACAGGCCAGAATACGCAAGCATGGCACCATGTGAGATCGTTCCTGCATTAGCCGATGAGGGGATTTATGTTGCCTCTGAATCAACCTTTTACCGTGTATTGCGGGAAGAAAAAATGTTAAATCATCGTGGACGCAGCGAAGCACCAAAACACAACCGTCCATCTACATACAGCGCAACAGCTCCGAATCAGGTGTATATGTGGGATATCACTTATCTGAATGGACCACATAAAGGGATGTTTTATTACCTGTACCTTTTTTCAGACCTTTATGACCGTAGTATCGTTGGCTGGGAAGTCTACGAAGAAGAAAGTGCAGACTGTGCCAGCAGCTTGATCAAAAGGATCTGTCTGAAACAAGGCCGGCTCACTACAGAACCGTTAGTGTTACATTCTGATAACGGCTCACCCATGAAAGGGGCAACAATGCTGGCGACACTGTATCAGCTTGGAATCACCCCTTCAAACAGCAGACCGCGTGTGAGCAATGATAATCCATACGCCGAAAGCCTATTCAAAACGCTGAAGTATCGTCCGAATTATCAGCCCAAAGGATTTGGAACACTGGAAGAGGCACGGGAATGGGTCAGCCTGTTTGTAAAGTGGTATAACCACGATCACCATCACAGTGGGTTGAAGTTTCTTACTCCATACCAGCGCCGCAGCGGCTTGTCTGATAAGATACTGGCCAAACGCAAAGAGGTCTACGAAGCTGCCAAAGCAGAGCATCCAGAACGTTGGAATGGACGTGCAACCCGTGACTGGAGTCTTCCAGATACAGTGTATCTGAATCCGGATAAGATGCCGGAGCAGCTTGAAACAGAAGCTGAAAAGACTGCTGTATCATAA
- a CDS encoding TnpV protein, with protein MEKHIMGENGISYTLGEDGLYYPDLYLPEETEYPIGKYGMLRKSYLQEHRKGLYLELVLAGKLNEHLHLIDEECNQMMDRLVEQMKEKQGVTEELKMQDQMAWVGKMNNIRACAEEIVIHEIIIN; from the coding sequence ATGGAGAAACACATTATGGGAGAAAATGGAATCAGTTATACTTTAGGAGAGGACGGTCTGTATTATCCAGACCTGTACCTCCCGGAAGAGACAGAGTATCCGATTGGAAAGTATGGAATGCTGAGAAAGTCATATTTGCAGGAGCATCGGAAAGGATTATATCTGGAGTTGGTGCTTGCAGGGAAGTTAAATGAGCACTTGCATCTGATTGATGAGGAGTGTAATCAGATGATGGACAGACTGGTGGAGCAGATGAAAGAAAAGCAGGGAGTAACAGAAGAATTGAAGATGCAGGATCAGATGGCATGGGTTGGGAAAATGAATAATATCCGGGCATGTGCGGAGGAGATTGTGATTCATGAGATTATAATCAATTAG
- a CDS encoding complexin-2 produces the protein MFQYHLAGNEEYLPEIEKALMEKLDSMVKRQLYTTFKTAPTEEEREKARQEYLDKCGMHENFRW, from the coding sequence TTGTTCCAGTATCATCTTGCCGGGAACGAGGAATATCTGCCGGAGATAGAAAAAGCATTGATGGAAAAATTAGACAGTATGGTAAAACGTCAGTTATATACAACATTCAAAACAGCACCAACCGAGGAAGAACGGGAAAAGGCAAGACAAGAGTATTTGGATAAGTGTGGAATGCATGAGAACTTTCGTTGGTAA
- a CDS encoding helix-turn-helix domain-containing protein → MAISYNGLWKILIDNGMKKGDLKRRTGISSGTIAKMTNGEAVTLTVLEKICNEFNCDIGDLVEIDTFKEKKVGEEKDGKR, encoded by the coding sequence ATGGCAATTTCATATAACGGACTGTGGAAAATTCTAATTGATAATGGAATGAAAAAAGGGGATTTAAAACGAAGAACAGGGATTAGCAGTGGAACAATTGCTAAAATGACAAATGGGGAAGCAGTAACTTTGACAGTTTTAGAAAAGATATGTAATGAATTTAATTGTGATATTGGTGATTTGGTTGAAATTGACACTTTTAAAGAGAAAAAAGTAGGGGAGGAAAAGGATGGAAAACGATAG
- a CDS encoding DUF5348 domain-containing protein, whose product MREGRLGYNSYNKRYGLLSSDLWIDPGFHCGECLEVLVDDQWVKTRMEMNLAREWYLVGTPYCGDLEYVRARIRE is encoded by the coding sequence ATGAGAGAAGGAAGATTAGGTTACAACAGTTATAACAAAAGATATGGATTATTGTCATCAGACTTATGGATTGATCCAGGATTTCACTGTGGAGAATGTCTGGAAGTTCTAGTTGATGATCAGTGGGTAAAGACACGAATGGAAATGAATCTGGCGAGAGAATGGTATTTGGTTGGAACACCGTATTGTGGAGATCTGGAGTATGTACGGGCAAGGATACGGGAATAA
- a CDS encoding site-specific integrase gives MSIYKDNVTGKWRVVYRYTDWTGKTKQTSKRGFPTKREAQMWEHEQMLKHDAKLDMTFASFYEIYVEDKKERIRDNTWGTKNNIARTKILPYFGERKIAEIEPKDVIAWQNHLLAFKRANGKGYSASYLRKIHSQLSAIFNHAVDFYHLPSNPAQKAGNIAIEEYKEMLFWTKEEYLKFADVMMDKPVSYYAFEMLYWCGIREGELLALTPADFDFTTHTLRINKSYQRLNREDVITPPKTFKSNRFIKMPQFICDEMQDYMGMLYGLKEDERIFKISKSYLHHEMNRGSKVSGVKRIRVHDLRHSHVSLLINMGFTVLAIADRMGHESIDITYRYAHLFPSEQTQMAEQLDIERMEKLNGEKSGQ, from the coding sequence ACGAAACAGACTTCAAAACGAGGATTTCCTACGAAGCGAGAAGCGCAGATGTGGGAACACGAACAAATGTTAAAGCATGATGCAAAACTGGATATGACTTTCGCAAGTTTTTATGAAATCTATGTAGAAGATAAAAAGGAACGAATTCGGGATAACACATGGGGAACTAAGAATAATATTGCCAGAACAAAAATTCTTCCATACTTTGGGGAGAGAAAGATTGCAGAAATTGAACCAAAAGATGTGATTGCATGGCAGAATCATTTGCTTGCATTTAAGAGAGCGAATGGAAAAGGGTATTCTGCTTCATATCTGCGGAAAATCCACAGCCAGTTAAGTGCCATTTTCAATCATGCGGTTGATTTTTATCATTTGCCTTCTAATCCGGCACAGAAAGCTGGAAATATAGCAATAGAGGAATATAAGGAAATGTTGTTCTGGACGAAAGAAGAGTATTTGAAATTTGCAGATGTGATGATGGATAAACCAGTTTCTTACTACGCTTTTGAAATGCTTTACTGGTGTGGTATCCGTGAAGGAGAGTTGCTTGCCCTGACACCAGCGGATTTTGACTTTACAACGCATACACTACGAATTAACAAATCATATCAAAGATTAAACCGGGAAGATGTGATTACCCCACCAAAGACATTTAAAAGTAACAGATTTATCAAGATGCCACAATTTATATGTGATGAGATGCAGGATTATATGGGAATGCTTTACGGTCTGAAGGAAGACGAAAGAATTTTCAAAATTTCCAAATCGTATCTGCATCATGAAATGAACAGAGGATCAAAAGTGTCTGGGGTAAAGCGAATTCGTGTGCATGATTTGCGACATTCCCATGTATCGTTATTGATCAATATGGGATTTACGGTATTAGCAATTGCAGACCGAATGGGACATGAGAGCATTGATATCACTTACCGATATGCGCATCTGTTTCCAAGTGAGCAGACACAGATGGCAGAACAGTTGGATATTGAAAGGATGGAAAAATTAAATGGAGAAAAATCTGGACAGTAA
- a CDS encoding plasmid mobilization protein has protein sequence MEKNLDSKGRWRNKIVAFRVSPEEAEQIDACVRLSGLSKQDYITKRLTDREIVVQGNPRVYKALRNQMAEIYEELKRLEKCSEENEELLSTLRLVAETLYGLKGENE, from the coding sequence ATGGAGAAAAATCTGGACAGTAAAGGAAGATGGAGAAACAAAATCGTAGCATTCCGGGTATCCCCGGAAGAGGCAGAGCAAATTGATGCATGTGTCCGATTGTCAGGACTTAGCAAGCAGGACTATATCACAAAACGATTAACTGATCGAGAAATTGTGGTACAAGGAAATCCAAGAGTGTATAAAGCATTGCGAAATCAGATGGCAGAGATTTATGAAGAATTGAAGCGTCTGGAAAAATGCAGTGAGGAAAACGAAGAGTTGCTGAGTACCCTGAGATTGGTCGCAGAGACATTGTATGGATTGAAAGGGGAAAATGAATGA
- a CDS encoding Eco57I restriction-modification methylase domain-containing protein, with product MENDRLLKLVEAYQKHFKQYNRPDYNETEVRNDFVNPFFEILGWDVQNKKNLPQHLREVKHEASVFVEENGKQVKKKPDYEFHVGSTPYFFLETKKPNVDIMASKEAAFQTRRYGWNGNLEISVLSNFTDLVIYDTSVRPNENDKPSVAQVAHFHFTEYVDKFDEISRLVSYETVISGAFEKTFENISSSLKKEPFDKYFLSQIKEWRLVLSEDIVKNNSTINQETLNIFVQKLINRIVFLRICEDRELEKYESLKNIGTYAELKKVFTAADKKYDSGLFELIDGEQFEISDSILVDIFKELYYPNSCYEFSIVDPFIIGQIYELFLEEEIVIKDGIVVAERKPEIVDSQGVVNTPKNIADIIVKTTLTPLFSDEKFTEWDSYRIADICCGSGNFLLSAYEFIINRYIEYYMKNCLDMAIQKGLLISDVGNNFKLSYEKKREILQNNIWGVDIDILAVEVAKFSLLIKLIEDSSLYEMESFVKNNNCRILPSLDNNIKNGNSLVDEKYIEFNSNILNDPEMVEKIKIFNWENEFEGEKFDAIVGNPPYIRVQNMVHFSENEYEYYKSEVSKYETAKSDLLDKYFLFMEKGLQLLKPKGKMGYIIPHKFMLIKSGASLRKLLSEKKCVKQIIHFGTEQVFKGRSTYTCLLFVEKNERKTFEIGFVKDINKFYATESAEMKEYPIEYLSAAPWTFLSNEIVRTLEKKKGKCQSLDSLADIFVGLQTSADPIYIIEPKSEEKGIIKFIDCNGRKQEIEAAITKPCIYDMQLEKYAKIEENRRIIFPYYQKGKKQVLYSIDEMKQLFPKTLKYFESFKEELCKRSINNMSENNWYQFGRSQSLKRFVKGEHLVWSVLATQGNYVYDTRTICFTGGGNGPFYGLEKKEDTKESLFYIQAVLNYWMIEMVVKSKASKFRGDYYSHGKQFVAQLPIYRINFDDSNEVKIHDAIVDTVKNLMELKNKRDQQQTKPQKETYKRLIQIEDKKLDGLISKLYGAENCRREDLDEE from the coding sequence ATGGAAAACGATAGATTACTTAAACTTGTAGAAGCTTATCAGAAACACTTTAAACAATACAACAGACCAGATTACAATGAGACAGAAGTTCGTAATGATTTTGTGAATCCATTTTTTGAAATATTAGGATGGGATGTGCAAAACAAAAAGAATTTGCCGCAACATTTAAGAGAAGTAAAACATGAAGCATCGGTTTTTGTAGAAGAAAATGGTAAACAAGTAAAAAAGAAGCCTGATTATGAATTTCATGTGGGATCTACACCATACTTTTTTTTAGAAACTAAAAAACCTAATGTAGATATTATGGCAAGTAAAGAAGCGGCATTTCAAACTAGACGATATGGTTGGAATGGAAATCTTGAAATATCTGTATTATCGAATTTTACGGATTTGGTTATCTATGATACATCAGTAAGACCGAATGAGAATGATAAACCTTCAGTTGCGCAAGTTGCTCATTTCCATTTTACAGAATATGTAGATAAATTTGATGAGATATCTAGATTGGTTTCATATGAGACTGTAATTTCAGGAGCCTTTGAAAAAACCTTTGAAAATATATCTAGTTCATTAAAGAAAGAACCATTTGATAAATATTTTTTATCACAAATAAAAGAATGGAGATTGGTATTAAGCGAGGATATTGTTAAAAATAATTCTACGATTAATCAGGAAACATTAAACATTTTTGTTCAGAAATTGATTAACCGAATTGTATTTTTGAGAATATGTGAAGATAGGGAATTAGAAAAATATGAAAGCCTTAAAAATATAGGTACATATGCAGAGCTGAAAAAGGTATTTACAGCGGCAGATAAAAAGTATGATTCTGGTTTATTTGAACTGATTGATGGGGAACAATTTGAAATATCTGATAGTATACTTGTGGATATTTTTAAAGAATTGTATTATCCAAATAGTTGCTACGAGTTTAGCATAGTTGATCCATTTATTATCGGTCAAATTTATGAATTATTTTTGGAAGAAGAAATAGTAATTAAAGATGGAATTGTGGTTGCAGAAAGAAAACCAGAGATTGTGGATTCTCAGGGCGTAGTAAATACGCCTAAAAATATTGCAGATATTATTGTGAAAACCACATTGACACCATTATTTTCTGATGAAAAATTTACGGAATGGGATAGCTATAGAATAGCAGATATTTGCTGTGGTTCCGGAAACTTTTTGCTTTCTGCATATGAATTTATTATAAATCGTTATATTGAATATTATATGAAAAATTGTTTAGATATGGCGATACAAAAAGGATTACTTATTAGTGATGTAGGAAATAACTTTAAGTTGTCATATGAAAAAAAGAGAGAGATTTTACAGAATAATATATGGGGAGTAGATATTGATATTTTGGCGGTAGAAGTTGCTAAGTTTAGTTTGCTTATAAAACTTATAGAAGATAGCTCTCTATATGAAATGGAAAGTTTTGTAAAAAACAATAACTGTCGGATTTTACCTAGTTTAGATAACAATATTAAAAATGGCAATAGTCTTGTAGACGAAAAATACATAGAGTTTAACTCTAATATATTGAATGATCCGGAAATGGTTGAAAAAATTAAAATATTCAATTGGGAAAACGAATTTGAAGGAGAAAAATTCGATGCAATTGTAGGAAATCCTCCATATATTCGGGTTCAGAATATGGTGCATTTTTCTGAAAATGAATATGAATATTATAAATCTGAAGTTTCAAAATATGAAACGGCAAAATCAGATTTATTGGATAAATATTTTTTATTTATGGAAAAAGGACTGCAATTATTGAAACCAAAAGGGAAAATGGGATATATTATTCCGCATAAATTTATGCTTATCAAGTCTGGTGCTTCTTTACGAAAATTGTTATCAGAGAAAAAATGTGTTAAACAAATAATTCACTTTGGAACAGAACAGGTTTTTAAGGGAAGAAGTACGTATACGTGCTTATTATTTGTTGAAAAAAATGAGAGGAAGACATTTGAGATTGGTTTTGTTAAAGATATTAATAAATTTTATGCAACAGAATCAGCTGAAATGAAAGAATATCCTATCGAGTATCTTAGTGCAGCACCTTGGACTTTTTTATCCAATGAAATAGTGCGAACTTTGGAAAAGAAGAAAGGGAAATGTCAGTCGTTAGATTCATTAGCTGATATTTTTGTAGGTTTGCAAACAAGTGCAGATCCAATATATATTATTGAACCAAAATCAGAGGAAAAAGGGATTATAAAATTTATTGATTGCAACGGAAGAAAACAAGAAATTGAAGCTGCAATTACTAAACCGTGTATTTATGATATGCAATTAGAAAAATATGCAAAAATTGAGGAAAATAGAAGAATTATTTTTCCGTATTATCAGAAGGGAAAGAAACAGGTATTATATTCAATAGATGAAATGAAACAATTATTCCCTAAGACATTGAAATATTTTGAATCCTTTAAAGAAGAGCTGTGTAAGCGGAGCATCAATAACATGTCAGAGAATAATTGGTATCAATTTGGTAGAAGCCAAAGTTTAAAGAGATTTGTAAAAGGTGAACATTTAGTTTGGTCAGTTTTGGCAACTCAGGGAAATTATGTATATGATACTAGAACAATTTGTTTTACCGGTGGAGGAAATGGGCCATTCTATGGATTAGAAAAGAAAGAAGATACAAAAGAATCATTGTTTTACATTCAGGCAGTACTAAATTATTGGATGATAGAAATGGTTGTAAAGAGCAAAGCAAGTAAGTTTCGAGGTGACTATTATTCACATGGAAAACAATTTGTTGCGCAGTTACCAATCTATAGAATAAACTTTGATGATTCAAATGAAGTGAAAATCCATGATGCGATAGTCGATACGGTTAAGAACCTTATGGAATTAAAAAATAAGAGGGATCAACAACAGACAAAACCTCAAAAAGAAACATATAAGAGATTAATTCAAATAGAGGATAAGAAATTGGATGGGTTAATTTCAAAATTATATGGAGCTGAGAATTGTAGACGAGAGGATTTAGATGAAGAGTAA
- a CDS encoding N-6 DNA methylase, with amino-acid sequence MKSKKSFDKLRGGYYTPQAITEFICKWIINKNTKKILEPSCGDGNFLKAIVERIENLNLNLDITTDITGVELCLDEARKAMKYGTNVECQDFFAFYRDKVAGKSDYDAIVGNPPFIRYQDFDEKSREIAFSYMKENGFHPTKLTNIWLPFLVLSCLALSENGRLGMVIPAELFQVNYAGETREFLARYFDRLTLITFQKLVFEEIQQEVILLLGEKKSEDKGIQVIELSDLDDLKELDLNNFYNYEIKELNHSTEKWIKYYLTNKEIKLIRRLRECEKIPFTTELFEINVGLVSGENAFFLLNRNTVDEYQLANSTRMVIGRTEQLKGVILSERDFKTLIENGKKVYMFMPKNLPFSELSKAEQEYINYGVEQGYNKGYKCRIRKNWYCVPQSWEPDAFILRQVNRYPRIILNHVKAVSTDTIHKVRFLDGVNPEFVAAAFLNSFTLALAEITGRSYGGGVLTFEPGEIRQLKIPMKNAEKLDVNKIDKLIRDDRIDEVLDYTDQILLIEGLGLTKYEVGTLRNIWTKLSERRIGRKEKRIS; translated from the coding sequence ATGAAGAGTAAAAAAAGTTTTGATAAGCTGCGTGGGGGATATTATACCCCACAGGCTATTACGGAATTTATTTGTAAGTGGATAATAAATAAAAACACAAAAAAAATATTAGAACCCAGTTGTGGTGATGGGAATTTTTTAAAAGCTATAGTAGAAAGAATAGAAAATCTTAATTTAAATTTAGATATTACAACTGATATTACAGGAGTAGAATTATGTCTTGATGAAGCGAGAAAAGCAATGAAATATGGTACGAATGTAGAATGTCAAGATTTCTTTGCATTTTATAGAGATAAGGTTGCGGGAAAAAGTGATTATGATGCAATTGTGGGAAATCCACCATTTATCCGTTACCAAGATTTTGATGAAAAATCGAGAGAAATTGCGTTTTCCTATATGAAGGAAAATGGATTTCATCCGACGAAATTAACTAATATTTGGTTACCTTTTTTGGTCCTATCGTGTTTGGCATTAAGTGAAAATGGAAGATTAGGGATGGTCATTCCAGCAGAACTATTTCAAGTAAATTACGCAGGAGAAACGAGAGAATTTCTAGCACGATATTTTGACAGATTAACATTAATTACTTTTCAGAAATTAGTTTTTGAAGAGATTCAACAAGAAGTGATTTTGTTATTAGGAGAGAAAAAATCTGAGGATAAGGGAATTCAGGTAATTGAATTAAGTGATTTGGATGATTTAAAAGAGCTTGATCTTAATAATTTCTACAACTATGAAATAAAAGAACTTAATCATAGTACAGAAAAATGGATTAAATATTATTTGACAAACAAGGAAATAAAATTAATTAGGCGATTAAGAGAGTGTGAAAAGATACCGTTTACCACAGAGTTATTCGAAATAAATGTGGGATTAGTAAGCGGAGAAAATGCATTCTTTTTGTTGAACAGGAATACAGTTGATGAGTATCAACTTGCTAATTCGACTCGTATGGTTATTGGGAGAACAGAGCAATTAAAAGGTGTTATTTTGTCAGAACGTGATTTTAAGACATTGATTGAAAATGGGAAAAAAGTATATATGTTTATGCCTAAAAATTTGCCTTTTTCAGAACTTAGTAAAGCAGAACAAGAGTACATTAATTATGGTGTAGAACAAGGATATAATAAAGGATATAAATGCCGAATAAGAAAAAATTGGTATTGTGTTCCGCAATCTTGGGAGCCAGATGCCTTTATTTTAAGACAGGTTAATCGTTATCCGCGAATTATATTGAATCATGTAAAGGCTGTAAGCACAGATACAATTCATAAAGTACGTTTCTTAGATGGAGTTAATCCTGAGTTTGTAGCAGCAGCTTTTTTAAACTCTTTTACATTGGCATTGGCAGAAATAACAGGAAGAAGTTATGGTGGTGGAGTATTAACATTTGAACCAGGAGAAATACGTCAGTTAAAAATTCCGATGAAGAATGCAGAAAAGCTAGATGTTAATAAAATAGACAAACTAATTCGAGATGACAGGATTGACGAAGTATTGGATTATACAGATCAGATATTGCTGATAGAAGGCTTAGGATTAACAAAATATGAAGTTGGTACATTAAGAAATATATGGACAAAATTAAGTGAACGTCGGATTGGAAGAAAGGAAAAAAGAATTTCGTAA
- a CDS encoding coiled-coil domain-containing protein: MTKLSNVKGRITYISSHAKQENLYAVYETTERKFWRELAKCNQEEFVKSGTEGKCIEARELIIALPESFTEYQPDRLLQLFTNHFKQNYGTECIAALHHNKRKTNYHIHLIFAERKLLDEPIIKIASRNMFYDEHGKHVRTKKEILGEDGGIRERCSIVKKGEVYEKKLFTAKDERFKCNSFLDEVKHSYTDLINIYVQDEKQKLQVFERGRVYLATKKIGKNNPKAQEIEADNQKRREWNRAVDMALISGVPEPKIMEVKRKEITEPIMESIARRGNRPRLFFRVVTVAVEALEFLIASVLFKKPREVPKQTEQTEAEHPEHVAENSMEAVKTTKEEKAEPEQPKMTRLASKYPKLFKVNQELEDQNDAIQQKPKQLSAKKKELSEVTGWFKGRKKKELQKEIDELKSQIRDMKDYLPRIVQKIGYRSVQDFLKDFKASQTEYSEYRTAIAKWKKETGKEPVAHGIRAKLAEKKQEIQNEQKNKQHTRSQNKDRGAR; encoded by the coding sequence ATGACAAAACTAAGCAATGTAAAAGGCAGGATCACTTATATATCCAGTCACGCAAAACAGGAAAATCTTTATGCAGTTTATGAAACCACAGAACGGAAATTTTGGCGGGAACTTGCAAAATGTAATCAGGAAGAATTTGTAAAAAGCGGGACAGAAGGAAAATGTATTGAGGCAAGAGAATTGATTATTGCTTTGCCAGAGAGTTTTACAGAATATCAGCCAGACAGATTGTTGCAACTTTTTACAAATCATTTTAAACAGAATTATGGAACAGAGTGTATTGCTGCTTTGCACCACAATAAAAGAAAGACTAATTATCACATTCATTTGATATTTGCAGAACGGAAGCTACTGGATGAACCAATCATTAAGATTGCCAGTAGAAATATGTTTTATGATGAACATGGAAAACATGTCCGAACCAAGAAAGAGATATTAGGAGAAGATGGTGGGATCCGAGAACGCTGCAGTATTGTGAAGAAAGGAGAAGTCTATGAGAAGAAGCTGTTTACTGCGAAAGATGAACGCTTCAAGTGCAATTCATTTCTGGATGAGGTAAAGCATTCTTATACAGATTTAATCAATATTTATGTGCAGGACGAGAAACAGAAACTACAGGTATTTGAGCGTGGCAGAGTTTATCTTGCAACAAAGAAAATCGGAAAAAATAATCCGAAGGCACAGGAAATAGAAGCAGATAACCAAAAACGCCGGGAATGGAACAGAGCTGTTGATATGGCATTGATTAGTGGAGTGCCGGAACCGAAGATAATGGAAGTGAAGCGAAAAGAAATCACGGAACCAATCATGGAATCAATTGCCCGGCGTGGAAACAGACCACGATTATTTTTCAGAGTTGTAACAGTGGCTGTTGAGGCATTGGAGTTTTTGATAGCAAGTGTGCTTTTTAAAAAACCCAGGGAAGTGCCAAAACAGACAGAGCAAACGGAAGCAGAACACCCAGAGCATGTTGCTGAAAATAGCATGGAAGCAGTCAAGACAACAAAAGAAGAAAAGGCAGAACCGGAACAACCTAAAATGACGAGGCTTGCATCAAAGTATCCGAAACTATTTAAAGTGAATCAAGAACTGGAAGATCAAAACGATGCAATTCAACAGAAACCAAAACAGCTTTCTGCAAAGAAGAAAGAACTGTCAGAGGTCACGGGATGGTTTAAAGGGAGAAAGAAAAAAGAATTGCAGAAAGAAATTGATGAACTGAAAAGCCAGATCAGAGATATGAAAGATTACCTTCCAAGGATTGTGCAGAAGATCGGTTATAGAAGTGTACAGGATTTTTTAAAAGATTTTAAGGCTTCTCAAACTGAGTATAGCGAGTATCGAACTGCAATAGCAAAATGGAAGAAAGAAACTGGCAAAGAGCCAGTAGCACATGGTATTAGGGCGAAGCTGGCAGAAAAGAAACAAGAAATACAGAATGAACAGAAAAATAAACAGCATACCCGTAGTCAGAACAAAGATCGGGGAGCAAGATAG